The segment GAGAATGCCGGCACGTCCAGCCGCCTCCAGTCGCCTGAATCCGGCTCCAGAACGAGCCGTGCCAGCTGCTCGCCGGTTCCGTTCGCGAACCCGAAGACCCGCGCCTCATCCCGGTGCAGGGCAACCACTCCGAAAGGATGGCCGGCAGCTTCGGCGACCAGCAAGGGGGAAAGATACGCAACCGGGCCGAGGCGTGCCAGATTCGGAAGAGAGGTGACGCAGGGAACCTGAACCACCTCGGCCGACTTAAGACCGGAAAAGATGGCGCAGCTGTGGCCCTCCGCAATGGGGCCGGCCAGGGACTCGATCAGGGGCTTGATCCACTCGACACAGCCCTGAAGCGCAGCGATGTAGTCGTGGTCCCCGTAGGCACGGGCGATGTCGTCCAGATCCCGCAGCTGGTTCTCGATCTCGATTCGTGAGGCGTCGGCGCACCAGGCCCCCGAGGCGTCGTCCCGTAACTGCATGTAGATCGACAGGATCCCAATTTGGTCCTGCATATGGGCGACCGACTGAACCGTGCGGGCATCAAGAATCTGGGTCATTTGAGGAGCCTCCCTCCGTCTACGACCAACGCCGTCCCGGTGACGTAGTCGGAAGCCGGGGAGGCAAAGAACACCGCTGCATTGCCGATCTCCCGGGGAGTTCCGAAGCGCCCCAGGGGGATTTGCTGCATGAACATCTTTCTCATCGCCTCCATTTGATCCGGAGCCATCTGGCCCGCCTGCAGCGGCCTGGTGGCGCCGGGCGTCTCGATCCCTCCGGGGGCGATCATGTTCACCAGGATGCGGTGGGGGGCCAGTTCGAGGGCCAGGTTCTTCGTGAACATCAGGACCGCACCCTTGGACGAGTCGTAGGCCGCAAGCCCCACGGCCGAGGGGTGGAAGCTGTCGATGGAACCGATGTTCACGATCCTTCCTCCGGCGCCCTGCTCGATCATCCGGGACGCCGCCGCTTTGGAGCAGAAGACCAGGCCCTTGAGGTTCACGCGATAGACCCGGTCGAACATCTCGGGCGTCATCTCGAGCGCCGGCACCATCGGGTAGATGCCGGCGTTGTTTACGAAGATGTCCAGCGACCCGAACTGCCGGACGCACTCGTCGACCATCGCCTGGCCGGCCCCGTCGGCGGACACGTCGGCACCGATCCAGGCGGCCTTGCCGGGCCCCTGGACCAGCTTCTCGGCCGCAGCCCTCGCAGCGTCCCCGTCGAGGTCGGCGATCAGCACGTTGGCGCCGGCCTCGACGAAGGACTCGGCGATCCCCAAACCGATGCCCATGGCGCCCCCGGTGACGACGGCGTTCTTGCCGGTCAGGTCGAATGGAAAAGTCATTTCAGCTCCTTTACAGATTCAGTGACCCGGATCACGCCGACATGGGCCGGCCCAGATGGGTGCTCCGGGAGATCCGGCTCCCCAGGACCCCGCCGGAGATGCGGTCGGAAACCAGGTAGAGGACTGCCGTAACCAGCATCGGCAGGCCGACGATTGCGTACAGCTCGGTCCCGGGACCCGCTTCAACCGGGCTGAATACGGAAGCTGCCGGCGGGACCAGTGCGCAAGCCATCAGCATCATGGCTGCGGGAGTCGGCCGGTAGTAACCCAGACCGGCGGCGGCAATGGCAACGACCAGCAGGGGGATCAGCGTGAACGGCCCATTGCGGTCCTCCAGATCCCGAAGGTTCTCATCAAAGATCCCCCACACGGCCAGGGAAACCGCCGCTGCCGTGAGCACTATCAGCATCACCTGCGCCACTGACGGCTTGAACCGAATTAGAAAGCCGATGCCCGCGAGAGGCACCAGCCAAGAGGCGACCATACCGACGCCCAGCCATCCGCCCGGGTCGGCAAGCGGCTCTCCGATGGCAAAGGCTGCGACGACGAAGCCGAAGGCTCCCATGATGCCGAGGCCCGCCCGCTTTACCAGCAGGGCCCTTCGCCCGCGATCCTCATCCCGGCGGAAGACGAGGATCAGGTTTCTGACGGCTAACAGTCCCAGCACGAGGGGCGTGCCCAGGATGATCAGATTCAGCGTGACCTTCAGTATTTCCGGCATTGGACTCCTCCCGTTTTGTCTGGCTCGGAAGTTCAGTCCACCACCCGGCGGGGTTCTTGGTTAGGGCCGGATGGCCTTGGTTGTCCGGGTCCTAGTACCTTTTTTGCGGTCTCGCATGGACTAGGCCACCGGGTCCAGCTCAACGATCTCGTAACGGAAGAACTCGCCCTCGGGCCAGCGGTCGGTACCGTAGTGCCACCCGAGCCGGCCGGCCGACGGGATCGTCAAACCGTCGAAGGTCTTGTATCCGGTGATTTCGCCTCCGAAAGGGTGTTCACCGAAGGTCCCGGTGCCGTCCGGGTCCCCCCAGCGGTCGAACACCAGGGAGACCACCCGCCCCTCTTCGTCTATACGAAGGTGGAGTTCCAGCCGCGTCTCCCCCAGCGAGTAAGCCGCCGTGATCCGGTCCGGTCCTTCGGCAGTCCACCGGACCCCGAATCGTGGAAGCAGCGCCGTGGGCAGCCAGATGGCCTCGGCGCCGCCGCGCCCGGCTGCGCTGCGAGATACGTCGGACCCCTCGGCGTGGGCCACCGTTTTGAGCCCGGCCAGCTTCCAATCGAGCAGTCCCTTCCCCTCGAAGTAACTGTCCGAGCCTGCGATCACCCCTCCGGCCCGGCCGGCCCAGACGAAGCCCACGTGCGGGCTCAGGATCTGGCGAGCGCGGAACGGCAGCCACCTTTTGACCTTGATCTGACCCTTCATGCGCAGCCTCGCCGAGGTGGCAACCGGCGTGCCCGGCGCAATCGCGGCGCTGAAGTACCTTTGGGCGGGCTCCGGCAGCCCGTCCAGCTCGTCGGGCGAGAACCCCTTCTGCTCCGCAGGGCGGATAAGCTCCCGCTCCATCTCCTTGAGACCGCTCACACCTTCAGTGTCCCCTCAGTCCCGGGCAGCAAACGCTTTCCCGCCACGACGGCCGCGGGCCAAGGCCAGAAGAGCGTATGCATGCCGAAATCCAGTGAGAGGGCGCCTGCCGAGCCGGCCGGCGAATCCGCCTTCCGCAGGCCCGGCGCCACGTGTGCCGCCGGTGCGGAGCTCACGGCCCGACCCAGGAGGACTTTCGGCCGGCCCGCCTGACCGCGGCGACAATCAGGACGATGGCTGCGACCAGCAAGACGTTGCCCACGATGAACAGGCCGATGTAGATAGGCCGGAGGATCGGGACCTCGGCTCCTATGTCTCCTCGGAACTCCAATCCCGGTGACGCATCTGCGTTCATGATCACCACCGACCAGGTGCCGTTTTCGACCGGCCACCGAATTTCCCGACTGCCGGGGCCTTCACTCGACGCGGCCCAGAAGGGCTGGCTCGCAGGCGAGGCAGAAGGCCCTCCCCCGGCGGTGGCCGGAAGGTTGCGGCCATCCTCCCGGGACAGGTCCGGGACCTCGGAGTACGAGACGCCGCTCAGGTACCGGTCGACGTCGGAGCTGCGGGCTATCCCAACGAAAACCGGTTTTTCCGCCCCGGTAATGTCCACACGCACATCGCCGATGATCGCTTCCGGGACCACTCGGTCGGTACCTTCCAGGTACACCTCCAGCCCTTCGGCCACCACCGCATAGGCCTCGGTGCTGAAATCGGCTGACGGTGTGGTTACGAATCCATCCTCGCGATTGCCGTCGACCGAGAAGACCACGACCGCGGCGGCCAGGACGCCGAACGACATCAGCCCGAACAGCGAACCGGCGACCAGGCTGATCACCGGTCCCGAGGTCCAACCGGTTTTCCCGGAATCAGCGCCTGAGATCCCGGCGCCCGACGGCCCGGAAACCGGACCGGCTGCCGGTGAGGAGGAGCCGTATGACTGCATCGTCATTGCCGAACCCGGCTCGTTCCCGCCCGAGTCCAGCCGGAAGGGCGGATAGACGTCGGTCATCAAACCCGCGTACGCCGCCACCCGGAGCACCCAGCGGTTGAGGCCCAAAAGGAAGTCGAACAGCTGCGCCGGATACCTGCCGGTGAACAGCAGGATCACACCGGCCACGAGTGCGAGCAGCGAGATCAGGCCGAACCCCCCGACCTCCCAGTTGTCACCCTCGACGGCAACCCAGGCGCCGCCTGCCAGCAGGCCGACGATTATGTAGTGGGGAATGGCCAACAGCCACCACTTGACCAGAACCAGGCCCCGGGAGAGCTTCTCGGGGTAGTCGATAGACAGGTGGACCGGGTATTCCGCGACTTCCTCCAGCGTGAAGGGCGGGTATCGGTCGGTTCCCAGGGCCCCGTAGGCGTAGTACGCCACCCGCCAGTTCCACCTCAGGACCCCGACGTTGAAGTCGAAGATTGCCCGGGGATAACTACCGGTGAACAGGATTGCGAAGAACGCTGCGACGCTCGAGACCACGAATGCCAGCCAGAGAAACGCCAGGACGACGTAGTGCGGGATCGCAAGAAACCACTTCACCAGCCAGAGCCAGCGAGACAGGTTTTCGTCCAGCCGGGCCTCAACCCTGACCGGATAGGTGAGCTGTGAGGACATCTATACCTCCTTGGATTTCGATGACGAAGCTGCTGCCAGGGATTCGGCTGGCGCAGCGTTGTGGCCGGCGCGGTCTCGGAGGGTGCGCAGCATCTTCTGCTCCATCAGAAAAGCGCCGGGGTCCGCTATGGATATGAAGAATTTGGCCCCGAGGCCGCCGGCAGTCCAGTTCTGCCGCCAGCGGCTAACCAGCCGGCTGCCGGGGCCTTCCGGGTAGATCGCCAGGCACCAGGTGCCGGCCTCGACGTCACCGGCGACGAAGTGGTGGTTCGGGACCAGTTCCCGGACGGTGGGCCCAAACCCCGGCAGCATGTCGATGCGGTCCCCGACCTTCAGATCCTGCAGTGCAGGGTCGATATGGTCCAGGCTCGGCTTGCCGTCGTTGTCGATCCAGTCGTAGCTGTACCAGCCGCCCCGGCCGTACCCGATCTGGACCAGCCAGCGCCAGAGCTCCTCCGGCGG is part of the Actinomycetota bacterium genome and harbors:
- a CDS encoding SDR family oxidoreductase is translated as MTFPFDLTGKNAVVTGGAMGIGLGIAESFVEAGANVLIADLDGDAARAAAEKLVQGPGKAAWIGADVSADGAGQAMVDECVRQFGSLDIFVNNAGIYPMVPALEMTPEMFDRVYRVNLKGLVFCSKAAASRMIEQGAGGRIVNIGSIDSFHPSAVGLAAYDSSKGAVLMFTKNLALELAPHRILVNMIAPGGIETPGATRPLQAGQMAPDQMEAMRKMFMQQIPLGRFGTPREIGNAAVFFASPASDYVTGTALVVDGGRLLK
- a CDS encoding DUF6544 family protein → MSGLKEMERELIRPAEQKGFSPDELDGLPEPAQRYFSAAIAPGTPVATSARLRMKGQIKVKRWLPFRARQILSPHVGFVWAGRAGGVIAGSDSYFEGKGLLDWKLAGLKTVAHAEGSDVSRSAAGRGGAEAIWLPTALLPRFGVRWTAEGPDRITAAYSLGETRLELHLRIDEEGRVVSLVFDRWGDPDGTGTFGEHPFGGEITGYKTFDGLTIPSAGRLGWHYGTDRWPEGEFFRYEIVELDPVA
- a CDS encoding DUF4389 domain-containing protein; the protein is MSSQLTYPVRVEARLDENLSRWLWLVKWFLAIPHYVVLAFLWLAFVVSSVAAFFAILFTGSYPRAIFDFNVGVLRWNWRVAYYAYGALGTDRYPPFTLEEVAEYPVHLSIDYPEKLSRGLVLVKWWLLAIPHYIIVGLLAGGAWVAVEGDNWEVGGFGLISLLALVAGVILLFTGRYPAQLFDFLLGLNRWVLRVAAYAGLMTDVYPPFRLDSGGNEPGSAMTMQSYGSSSPAAGPVSGPSGAGISGADSGKTGWTSGPVISLVAGSLFGLMSFGVLAAAVVVFSVDGNREDGFVTTPSADFSTEAYAVVAEGLEVYLEGTDRVVPEAIIGDVRVDITGAEKPVFVGIARSSDVDRYLSGVSYSEVPDLSREDGRNLPATAGGGPSASPASQPFWAASSEGPGSREIRWPVENGTWSVVIMNADASPGLEFRGDIGAEVPILRPIYIGLFIVGNVLLVAAIVLIVAAVRRAGRKSSWVGP